CTTTTGCTGGTAATCGGGGAATGGCACAGATTCCAGCTTCACCTTGATGGTCGGGTTTTGTTGCGTAAATTTTTCAGAGAGCTTCGTATACAGGTCCAAGTGGGCTTGGTTGCCCCATGTCAAAAACGTAAGCTCGACTGCTTCTTTCTTGCCCGTTGCGGAGTCACCGGGAGTCGTCGCGGTGTTGCTGCACCCAAATGTAAACGCTGTCAAAGCAGTAGACAATGCCAACAGGATTGCCTTTTTCATGGCGTACCTCCTTATCTGTTTTCCCTGTCACCAGTATAAAATTGAGTGAATAGTAAGATAAATCATGCAGGATTTAGATTTGGTATGAGATTTAAAGATCTTTACTGCCGACGAGATCTCGGTAGCTCCCAGGTGTCATCCCGACTTCCTTTTTAAATACCAGCATGAAATGCTTCGCGCTCTGATACCCCACTAAGCGCGCGATATCATATACCTTCAGGCTCGTCTCGTGTAAAAGCTGCTTGGCACGGTTCATCCTCACCTGCGTGATGTAGTCAGAGACATTTTCCCCCGTCTCGGTCTTGAACAATTGACTCAAATAAATCGGATTCAAATGAACACATTCCGCTAGTGTTTGGAGTCTCAGATCGCCGTCCAAATGATCGTGAATGAATGCTTTTACCTTGCGAATGATTTGTCTTTCTTCTCTATGGCTGCCGTCGACGGTGTTTTGTTCTTCCCGGACTTTCTTTTTACGATCCAGCACCTCCCTGATTTTTGCGAGCGTGCTCACCAGTTCTACTCGATCAATAGGCTTCAAAAGGTAGTCGGAGACTTTGTACTTCAATGCTTTCTGTGCGTAGTGAAAATCACCATAGCCACTAATAATCACAATGGGCAGCTCCTCGTACATCTCCCGAATTTTCCCGATCAGCGCCAAGCCATCCACTTCCCGCATGCGGATATCTGTCACAACCAAATCAGGCATTTCCGTGCGCAGATATTGCAAGGCGTCCTTTCCATTTTCCGCTTCTGCCATGACGGCAAAACCAGATGTTCCTTTTTCAATTAACGTTCTCAAGCCTTCCCGAATCATTCGTTCATCTTCCACCAGCAATACTTTGTACATGGCGTGATTCTCCCTTCTGAAAATCGAGTGGAATCTTCATCGTAATTTCCGTGCCCTGATCCGGTCTGCTCACAATCGTTAGCCCATACTCATCCCCGAACAATAAGGTCAGCCGCTGGGAAATGTTTCGCAAGGCTGTCCCATTGTGTGCGTTTCCTGTCATCTCATGCTGCTGCATAGGCGTACGCAGACTTGCGAGCAGACGACTCAAAGTTTGCTCGGACATTCCCTTGCCATTGTCTCTCACACTAATCTGCATCACACCCTCCTGACAAAGCGACGTGAGCCATATCGTCCCTCCCTGTTCCTGATGCTCAATCCCGTGTGCAATCGCATTTTCAAGCAATGGCTGTAGCAGCAGCTTCGGGATACGCTGATCCGACAGGCTCTCTTCTACGTCCATAAACACCTGAAGGCGCTCTCCCAGACGAATCTTTTGAATACGGACGTAGGATTCTAACGACATCAGTTCTTGCGTCAGCGTAACCTGCCCATCCTCTCGCGCGACCGTATAGCGCATGAGTTTTCCGAGCGAAGCAACCATATCGGACACATCGTAATTACCCGAGCGGATCGCCATCATATTGATCGATTCGAGTGTGTTGTAAATAAAATGCGGATTGATCTGACTCTGCAAGGCCGCCAGCTCCGCCTCCCGCTCACGCAAGCTGCTAAGATACACCTCATTGACAAGGCGGTTGATTTCCTCGACCATCTGATTAAATTGCTCGCTCAGCTTCCCGAGCTCGTCTTGGGAAGCGACAGGAACTCGTTCATGGAAGTTTCCCCGCTTTACTTGCATCATTTTCTCTTTCAACTGAACGAGCGGCTTGCTGAGTGAATAGGAAAAATAAATCGCAAGTCCGCCAGCGACGAGCAAAAACATCGCCGCAATCAACATCGTAAAACTGCGCAAGCTATTGGATTCTGCGAGCAGGATATCGAGCGGAATCAGACTAATCACCACAAGCCCCGTCTCTTTTGATTGATGATCCACGAAGAGATATGGCTGTCCCTGAATCACCTTCTGATTCGCATCCCCACGATTGATCGTAGGGGTTTCTTGCAGCAAAGTACGATAACCCGGCGAGCCTTCGCTCTCCCTCTTTTCATAAAACAGCTCGTTTCCCTCGTTGACGATGATCAAGCTCCCATCCTTGGTAAAAGGCATATCAGACAAGATCTGGTCAAACATGTCCATTTTCATATCGATTTTCATGATTCCAAGCGGTACTTTCGTATACGGCTCACGCAATAACCGAGCCACTGACATATAGCGCTCCCCAGAGGCATCCAAATAATAGCTGGGTCGATGCTGTGGAATAATGACGGCTGCTCCCTGTTCCTTGATCACGCGCGAATACCATCCCTCTTCCGCCAAATCTCCCTTGCTCTTCATGACAGAGGGGTCCAGATTGGAAAAAATCATGCCATTTCCCGCGATGATTTGAATACCTTTTACTTCCGGTCGGCTATAGGAAAGACTGGAGATAAACAGCGTCATCTTCTCCCTTTTTTCCATGGAGAGAAAAGAAGTAGCCGACGTATTTGTCTGAATTTCTTTTAAAATGGACAGGACTTCCGGATCGTAGAGCGGCATGAGTGATAAACGCTTCATCTCCCGTATATTGCGCTCCAGGTTGCGGTTGATCTGCCCCACAATCTGCCCCGTGTATTCAGCCGTTCTCAATTCCGTTGAAGCCGTAAACTTGCTGTACGTGATGACCCCTTGCAAGCTCAACGGGATTGCGATCAAGCAGAGAAAAAGCGTGAGAATCTTCGCACGCAGTGTTCCGTTTAAAAAAAGCGTCGAGACTTTCCTTTTCATGATGGCCCCTTTCCACTTGTTTGAATAATCAGTATTTTCCCCATCAAAAAATCCGTCAGGTCCAAAATCCTGACGGTCTGTTCCTCAGTCTATTTCGATGCCCATGTAGAGACAATCGTAGAATGTATCCCCAATCAAAAATTCTCTCGTCAACGTACCCATTTCCTTGAAGCCCAGCTTTTTGTACAAATGAATAGCAGAATCGTTGTCTGAACGGACTTTCAGATTGATTTTTCGTATGACTTTTGATTGCTTGGCCCATTCCAGCAAGGATTCGAGTAGAAGTCTCCCAACCCCTGATCCCCAAAATTCTTTCAAGACGCTAATCCCAAATTCACCTACATGCTGCGTCCGCGATCGGATACCCCCTCGAAATGTCATGTTCCCTACAATTCTCCCGTCAACCTCTGCAATCAAACAAAGTTGATTGTGAGCTTCCAGACATCTTTTGATGTTTTCTTTTTGCTCATCAGGGGTGACTGTCCATTCTTGCGGTCCAAATGACAAATTATCCGTCTCTCCTGATACGCAATGTATGAACGCAACCAAGGCTTCAGCATCTGCCAGCTCCGCTGATCGAATGATGACATTTTGCCCAGACTTCAATTTGGATCCCTTCATAAGAACCTCCTCGCATTGGAAACTTTTCATACTATTTAAACAGAAAAACGGACGCCTGTTAACCGTCCGCTTGTAACTGCACTCTAGGTTTTTAAGGTCGATATCCGTACATACTGAAAACAAACAGCAAGCATAGATAGATAATCGCCGCGGGTACAATGGTTAGAGAAATGAAAAACCGTTTCTTCACACTGTTGGCATCTCGAAACAGCCAAAAGTAGATGAACAACAGGAGGAGGAGAAATGGGACAAAATAAAAACCGAGCATGAGTCCCACCCAATCCGAGTTGGTTTTCCAGAACTGCTCCGGCACGGGCAGCCGATGATATTCACTATATATCTGTTCTTTACGAGAGATAAATAGGTAAGATAGCACGAGGTAGTAACCGAATATAACGAATTTCAGCCAAGGCTTAATCTGTTTCGCTGCGAGTGTTATGGAAAAGATGATCCCTAATATAAACCATAATGCCATGTATTCCATTTGGATCCCTCCTACGAAGGATTATAGGGATCGGATCTGTTGGAGATAAGTACCAACTTTTTTTGGTACCTCACCCTCACGTGATTGCAAGAGTCGACAAAATTTGGAATACTTCCTATAATAGACTTGTCAAACAACACGGTATGCGAGTATCTTTGCATATAGAAAGCTCACTACCTGTAGGAGATGGTCACGATAACGTACGCTCTTTCGTTTTTACTGTCGTTTTGTATCGTTATGGTGCTGATTCCGCCTCTGGCTAAATTGGCATTTCGCCTTGATTTTGTGGACAAGCCACGTAAAGACGTGGAAAGAAAAATTCACCGGGAGCCTATCCCATTGACAGCCAGCTACGCTATTTTTGTCGGCTTTGCTGCATCGTTTTTGCTCTTCTCGAAAGAATCGACCGGGCAAACGATCGCTGTACTGTCAGGTTCACTACTGCTGTTGATTATCGGTACCATTGATGACTGGTACAAGACGCAAGGCAAGGATTTTTCCGCCCTGCCCAAGCTGATCGTCCAAGTATCTGCCGCCGTGATTGTCTACTTGTCGGGTATTACTTTTTCCGGCTTTTACAATCCGTTGAGTGGCGAATACATCTTGCTCCCGCAATGGTTGCAGTTCATCCTGACCATCCTGTGGATTTTCGGAGTAACGACGGTCATCAACTTTTCGGATGGCATGGACGGTTTGGCTGGAGGGCTTTCCGCCATCTCCGCCGGCACGCTCTTCGTGGTCGCTTTGGTAAAAGGACAAAGCACCTCTGCCATTATGGCGATCAGTCTGATCGGTGTTGCCTTGGCTTATCTGCGGTACAACAAACCGCCGGCCAAAATTTTCATGGGAGATGCAGGCGCGACCTTCCTCGGCTTTATCTTGGCGGTTATCGCGTTGGATGGTGCTTTTAAGCAGGCAACTGTTCTCTCCTTGTTCATTCCGATTTTAGCACTCGGTGTACCGATTTTTGATAATCTGTTTGTGGTGACCAAGCGC
This genomic stretch from Brevibacillus brevis harbors:
- a CDS encoding sensor histidine kinase — its product is MKRKVSTLFLNGTLRAKILTLFLCLIAIPLSLQGVITYSKFTASTELRTAEYTGQIVGQINRNLERNIREMKRLSLMPLYDPEVLSILKEIQTNTSATSFLSMEKREKMTLFISSLSYSRPEVKGIQIIAGNGMIFSNLDPSVMKSKGDLAEEGWYSRVIKEQGAAVIIPQHRPSYYLDASGERYMSVARLLREPYTKVPLGIMKIDMKMDMFDQILSDMPFTKDGSLIIVNEGNELFYEKRESEGSPGYRTLLQETPTINRGDANQKVIQGQPYLFVDHQSKETGLVVISLIPLDILLAESNSLRSFTMLIAAMFLLVAGGLAIYFSYSLSKPLVQLKEKMMQVKRGNFHERVPVASQDELGKLSEQFNQMVEEINRLVNEVYLSSLREREAELAALQSQINPHFIYNTLESINMMAIRSGNYDVSDMVASLGKLMRYTVAREDGQVTLTQELMSLESYVRIQKIRLGERLQVFMDVEESLSDQRIPKLLLQPLLENAIAHGIEHQEQGGTIWLTSLCQEGVMQISVRDNGKGMSEQTLSRLLASLRTPMQQHEMTGNAHNGTALRNISQRLTLLFGDEYGLTIVSRPDQGTEITMKIPLDFQKGESRHVQSIAGGR
- a CDS encoding MraY family glycosyltransferase, producing the protein MVTITYALSFLLSFCIVMVLIPPLAKLAFRLDFVDKPRKDVERKIHREPIPLTASYAIFVGFAASFLLFSKESTGQTIAVLSGSLLLLIIGTIDDWYKTQGKDFSALPKLIVQVSAAVIVYLSGITFSGFYNPLSGEYILLPQWLQFILTILWIFGVTTVINFSDGMDGLAGGLSAISAGTLFVVALVKGQSTSAIMAISLIGVALAYLRYNKPPAKIFMGDAGATFLGFILAVIALDGAFKQATVLSLFIPILALGVPIFDNLFVVTKRFLQGKPIYQADASQVHYRLLRSGLNPKQVVTFLCLISVCFSLTSIILLLLGV
- a CDS encoding response regulator transcription factor translates to MYKVLLVEDERMIREGLRTLIEKGTSGFAVMAEAENGKDALQYLRTEMPDLVVTDIRMREVDGLALIGKIREMYEELPIVIISGYGDFHYAQKALKYKVSDYLLKPIDRVELVSTLAKIREVLDRKKKVREEQNTVDGSHREERQIIRKVKAFIHDHLDGDLRLQTLAECVHLNPIYLSQLFKTETGENVSDYITQVRMNRAKQLLHETSLKVYDIARLVGYQSAKHFMLVFKKEVGMTPGSYRDLVGSKDL
- a CDS encoding GNAT family N-acetyltransferase — protein: MKGSKLKSGQNVIIRSAELADAEALVAFIHCVSGETDNLSFGPQEWTVTPDEQKENIKRCLEAHNQLCLIAEVDGRIVGNMTFRGGIRSRTQHVGEFGISVLKEFWGSGVGRLLLESLLEWAKQSKVIRKINLKVRSDNDSAIHLYKKLGFKEMGTLTREFLIGDTFYDCLYMGIEID